The DNA segment ATATTACCAAAAAAAAATAGATACCTATAAAGGGTTAATGATCTAAGTCAATGAATAAAATTATTTTCATAGTATGATTGAATTAAATGATAATGACTATCATTTAATTCATACGTTTATGACGTAAGCCAGTCAGAATAGAGAGATAAACTTAGGCATAGAGTGCCATATTTGGATAAGTAATTATGAACAGTTTAATATTTAATAACTCACTAGCATTATCATCCGAAGACTTGCTCACCACACAAGCAGCAGCTCACAACTTATCTCAAGCTCAAGTAAACCAAGATTACGTTATTAAGGGTGTGGATGCAGGGGAGCCAGAAATTGCTAACTTCCTATTCACACTGGGCTGTTTTAAAGGTGAAACCATCACATTGATCTCGATACTGTCAGAAAGTTATGTCATCAGTATTAAAGACGCGAGATACAGTATCGACTGTGACTTAGCTCAAGCAGTGCTCATCTAATTTTATCTACACAATTCATATATAAAAATACAAGCGATTAACGCTTGAAACTTTAAGCCGTGGCAATCCAGTAGGGCGTTGTCACGCTTACCGATGATAATGATTATTATCATCATTATCATTATAACTAGGGGTTTGTTTTGAAAATAGCATTAGCGGGTAATCCAAATAGTGGGAAAACTACATTATTCAACGCTTTAACGGGGCAAACAGCCCATGTTGGAAACTGGGCAGGTGTCACGGTAGATAAAAAAGAAGGGCTATTAAAGAAAACATTTAATAAAATTAATGCAGATATTACTGTCGTTGATTTACCCGGCGCTTATTCAATGTCTCCTTTTTCTTCTGAAGAAGCAATCACGCGAGATTTTGTCAAAAATGAAAAACCAGATGTGATCCTTAATATTGTCGATGCTACAAATTTAAGCCGCAGTTTATTTTTCACCACACAATTATTAGAACTTAATATTCCGGTTGTGCTTGTTCTTAATAAAAGTGATTTAACCAAGAGCAAAAAAACAATCATTGATACTCAAGCATTAAGTAAAATACTTGGATGCCCTGTCGTTGAAACGACGTCTACAAACAGCTTTAAAAATGGTTTAGATAACGTAGTCTCTACAGCCGTTGAGCTCAGTGGCAAACACCAAACTGCACCTTTTGATAATGAAAACATTGATTTAAGCAATGCTAAATTAGTCGAGGCTTCAGATATTAAACGCTTTGAATTTGTAAAAACTACTGTAGCAAAAGTAGAACACAGACAACTCAAAAATAATACCCAGACAACTCAAGATACTGTCGATAGAGTCATTGCCAATAAATGGTTAGGACTGCCTATTTTTGCGCTGATCATGTGGTGCGTATTCTCTATTTCACAAAC comes from the Moritella yayanosii genome and includes:
- a CDS encoding FeoA family protein, producing MNSLIFNNSLALSSEDLLTTQAAAHNLSQAQVNQDYVIKGVDAGEPEIANFLFTLGCFKGETITLISILSESYVISIKDARYSIDCDLAQAVLI